In Cicer arietinum cultivar CDC Frontier isolate Library 1 chromosome 7, Cicar.CDCFrontier_v2.0, whole genome shotgun sequence, a single window of DNA contains:
- the LOC101499925 gene encoding uncharacterized protein: protein MSSNNNNKSSSLPSNPNSRNSEINPMRRSFTGNPFSKPSLISNPRSNFSHPPANSPSDFSRRSFVDDKENAKDQNSKPAKVRSPAATSKTAKNFMSPTISASFKMAESPRKKILSERNDAIPFSDPKTHVRKVTFADPLEQKMLDASFDGDSIPFPSFEDSSDDLSGKNLCDANVVPLIPMDDLSFETKHVNAPLIPKNDTTDLSFETLHVPLIPENDIHIESSFENVSQEHDFVNLDPTFKLSPAPTPPISSTAAILDHVDADPSIPPYDPKTNYLSPRPQFLHYKPKPRMALCSHRELEDSFMSASFSDTEVTEDTQSDDSQKESEDVSSDETVMQEEEQFSEPSPVRAQLPENMVEEKELRKPSFSVKSKAFALILLILAASVSISITNYPGIDYALFEDYYEAYKLSEFSEFARVNIDQLSQFAKVNFDGLVRNLHTWFTKSLSSISELMSDVRGAPHLAKLKYFNLTVLHGYVVVDQCPIFGRGENEISSTHLTIQESYTALELADEYLEDISAEHHEVYEEQLQQDMGMATGFENAMDAPAESEEVHPATIIESEEQVLQLDEAENLNAKLAQEIDSSFDVEDASQVIVSSFDVKDASESEEALEGQSATLVDPEQALQLVEAEEIQTPRIDDSESKPSSNSEAAEIHNEMCGEGNVDTKIAQENYANLNSKESDVDPKQSPGSDSEVAEIDMDDKASTDAAIRGNDQLLEAVHIPPHMVLCLLLCAGTVFIVGTFKWSRKVKSRSKKITSSVKQPKIGSENKQISPDKPSLRNGPVELDVVGESDVVGESCHSEMSSFQKSSSDNIEKTVNQSNEAISVEKRPRNNHRRESLASSDYSMGSPSYGSLTVYEKILKGRGEEEIVTPVRRSSRIRSLATSPL, encoded by the exons ATGTcttccaacaacaacaacaaatctTCTTCACTTCCATCAAACCCTAATTCAAGAAATTCAGAAATCAACCCTATGAGAAGGAGTTTCACTGGAAACCCTTTCTCCAAACCTTCCCTCATCTCAAACCCTAGATCCAATTTCTCACACCCCCCCGCCAATAGTCCTTCAG ATTTTTCAAGAAGAAGCTTTGTTGATGACAAAGAAAACGCCAAAGATCAAAATTCGAAACCGGCAAAGGTTCGATCACCAGCTGCTACTTCAAAGACGGCGAAGAATTTCATGTCTCCCACGATCTCTGCTTCTTTCAAGATGGCCGAGTCCCCCAGAAAGAAAATCCTAAGTGAGAGGAATGATGCTATTCCTTTTTCTGACCCTAAAACTCATGTTCGCAAGGTAACATTTGCTGATCCTTTGGAACAGAAAATGCTTGATGCTTCATTTGACGGGGATAGTATCCCCTTCCCCAGTTTTGAGGATAGTTCTGATGATTTGAGTGGTAAAAATTTATGTGATGCTAATGTTGTTCCTTTGATTCCAATGGATGATTTGTCGTTTGAAACTAAGCATGTGAATGCTCCTTTGATACCAAAGAATGATACAACAGATTTGTCATTTGAAACTCTCCATGTTCCTTTGATTCCCGAGAATGACATTCATATTGAATCCTCGTTTGAAAATGTTTCCCAAGAGCATGATTTTGTTAACCTTGACCCTACTTTTAAGCTTAGTCCTGCTCCTACTCCTCCAATTTCATCCACTGCTGCCATCTTAGATCATGTTGATGCCGATCCTTCAATACCACCTTATGACCCTAAAACGAATTACCTCTCACCAAGGCCACAGTTCCTTCATTACAAACCAAAACCGCGAATGGCACTCTGCAGTCACAGAGAATTGGAGGACAGTTTCATGTCTGCAAGCTTTTCAGATACGGAGGTAACTGAGGATACTCAGTCTGATGACTCGCAGAAGGAATCCGAGGATGTTTCTTCAGATGAAACTGTGATGCAAGAAGAGGAACAATTTTCTGAACCAAGTCCTGTTAGGGCTCAACTTCCGGAGAACATGGTTGAAGAAAAAGAGTTGCGAAAACCAAGCTTCTCTGTGAAATCAAAGGCTTTTGCACTGATTTTGCTTATTTTGGCTGCTTCTGTATCAATCTCAATCACAAATTATCCGGGGATTGATTATGCTTTGTTTGAAGACTACTATGAGGCTTATAAATTGTCTGAGTTTTCAGAGTTTGCAAGGGTTAACATTGACCAATTATCCCAGTTTGCAAAAGTAAATTTTGATGGTTTGGTTCGAAACTTACATACTTGGTTTACCAAGTCGCTGTCTTCAATTTCTGAGTTAATGTCAGATGTTAGAGGAGCACCACATTTGGCCAAACTGAAGTATTTTAACTTGACTGTCTTGCACGGCTATGTTGTAGTTGACCAGTGTCCTATCTTTGGTCGTGGTGAAAATGAAATAAGTAGCACTCACTTAACTATTCAAGAAAGTTATACTGCCTTAGAGCTCGCTGATGAGTATCTTGAAGATATTTCAGCAGAACATCATGAAGTATATGAAGAGCAACTTCAGCAAGATATGGGAATGGCCACTggatttgaaaatgctatggaTGCTCCAGCAGAATCTGAGGAAGTGCATCCAGCCACTATTATAGAATCAGAAGAGCAGGTTTTGCAATTAGATGAAGCTGAAAATTTAAATGCAAAGTTGGCACAAGAAATTGACTCCAGCTTTGATGTTGAAGATGCTTCACAAGTAATTGTTTCCAGCTTTGATGTTAAAGATGCTTCAGAATCCGAGGAGGCACTCGAGGGCCAATCTGCCACTCTGGTAGATCCAGAGCAGGCTTTGCAGCTGGTTGAAGCAGAAGAAATCCAAACACCAAGAATTGATGACAGTGAAAGTAAGCCAAGTTCAAATTCGGAGGCTGCTGAAATCCATAACGAAATGTGTGGAGAAGGCAATGTAGATACAAAGATAGCACAAGAAAATTATGCTAATTTAAATAGCAAAGAAAGTGATGTAGATCCCAAGCAGTCACCAGGTTCAGATTCAGAAGTTGCTGAAATTGACATGGATGACAAAGCAAGCACAGATGCTGCAATTAGAGGGAATGATCAGCTATTAGAAGCAGTTCACATTCCTCCACACATGGTGCTATGCTTGCTACTTTGTGCAGGTACAGTTTTTATTGTAGGTACTTTCAAATGGTCAAGGAAAGTTAAAAGCAGAAGCAAAAAGATTACTAGCTCTGTGAAGCAACCTAAGATTGGATCTGAGAACAAGCAGATTTCCCCTGATAAGCCATCTCTACGGAATGGACCCGTAGAATTGGACGTGGTTGGAGAATCGGACGTGGTTGGAGAATCATGCCATTCAGAAATGAGCAGCTTTCAGAAGAGCTCATCTGACAACATTGAAAAAACAGTGAATCAATCGAATGAAGCTATTAGTGTGGAGAAAAGGCCAAGGAATAACCACAGGAGAGAGTCTCTGGCTTCTTCAGACTACTCCATGGGTTCACCGTCCTATGGAAGCTTAACAGTGTACGAGAAAATTCTAAAG GGACGCGGCGAAGAGGAGATAGTTACTCCGGTTAGGCGTTCAAGTAGGATTAGGAGCCTTGCCACTTCTCCATTATAA
- the LOC101500265 gene encoding tRNA wybutosine-synthesizing protein 2/3/4, translated as MDFEKRKATTLASLNSTESDKSPKGSLDTPIIPLINTLNQNPNYFTTSSCSGRISILSQPISPIPSPQTKKKAKGGSWIFVSHHPADPNSLIPLLFSSESTQSPLSELVFRFEPLIIAIECKDLISAHSLVSLAISSGFRESGITNANKRVIIAIRCSIRMEVPLGDTHKIMVTPEYVRYLVQVANNKMEANRNRTERFLRLLQSNGAIVEDNCNRLSQTNGVELVCSHLQLDDQSQLTNGNASETSSGFVGSPGCTLSIAHIEIVGEPVEKLFLWGHSACALDNADHKKVIVCGGFGGLGRHARRNDLLLLDPCSGNLETINTIGGACPSPRLGHTASLVGDLMFVIGGRTGPDKILSDVWSFDTTKNCWKLLQCGGSVFPPRHRHAAAVMGSKIYVFGGLDNDIIFSSFYILDTINLHWKEIPVSGDCPCARHSHAMVASDSQIFMFGGYDGGKALGDLYSFDVQIGQWKKEITAGRNPHPRFSHSIYVYKNHLGVLGGCPVTQHYQELALLDLKLHIWKHVTLNSVGKDLFVRSTANVVGDDLVIVGGGASCYAFGTKFSEPAKVSMLRLMHSHDDFMPFKNQKQHIIGQHGGMKGNKVENSQGPQLEQLPNISENGSLYFNDNVSHINGQSPTIPSHCVLQLEKKYAKQGKDILKKFGWLDLGKKAYSEEGGAHICFPVHQELFAVFHERSHPSRDAIDGENEIPLSKPLTQDGYLLNNLSISEALTLLHEYGAIMLEDKVVEAKKTVMTPLKVMTEAVTSLIEKKGLPTVLIEELPARWDRIGDIVILPATSFKNFLWDSIAEELWPIVAKSLKAHRLARQGPVAATGTRDSTLEILVGDDGWVNHRENGIFYSFDATKCMFSWGNLSEKLRMARLDCKDEVIVDLFAGIGYFVLPFLVRAQAKFVYACEWNPHAIEALRHNLQSNSVSDRCIVLEGDNRNTAPKGVADRVCLGLLPSSECSWVTAVRALRKEGGTLHVHGNTKDSEEGQWTDHLSKSISEIARSEGYCWEVSVEHVERVKWYAPHIRHVVADVRCRQIQR; from the exons ATGGATTTCGAAAAGAGAAAAGCAACAACATTAGCTTCATTGAACTCAACAGAATCTGATAAATCACCAAAAGGTTCATTAGATACACCAATAATCCCTCTCATCAACACTCTCAACCAAAACCCTAATTACTTCACCACAAGTTCATGCTCCGGAAGAATTTCCATCCTCTCTCAACCCATCTCTCCAATTCCATCTCCCCAAACAAAGAAAAAAGCCAAAGGCGGCTCATGGATATTCGTTTCACACCATCCCGCTGATCCGAACTCACTCATTCCACTCCTTTTCTCTTCCGAGTCAACTCAGTCACCTCTTTCCGAACTCGTTTTCAGATTCGAACCTCTCATTATTGCTATCGAGTGCAAAGACCTAATTTCTGCTCATTCACTCGTTTCTCTCGCCATTTCTTCCGGTTTCAGAGAATCTGGAATTACAAATGCTAATAAGCGCGTTATCATTGCTATTCGTTGTTCGATACGCATGGAAGTTCCGTTGGGAGATACACATAAAATTATGGTTACGCCTGAGTATGTTCGTTACCTTGTTCAAGTTGCGAACAATAAAATGGAAGCGAATAGGAATAGAACTGAGAGGTTTCTTCGATTGTTGCAGTCCAATGGAGCAATAGTTGAGGATAATTGTAACCGTTTGTCGCAAACGAATGGTGTAGAGCTTGTTTGCAGTCACCTTCAACTCGATGATCAATCTCAATTGACAAACGGGAATGCTTCCGAAACCTCTTCAG GGTTTGTGGGTTCTCCTGGTTGTACTTTGTCAATTGCCCATATTGAAATTGTTGGTGAGCCAGTGGAGAAACTTTTCCTATGGGGTCACTCCGCCTGCGCGTTGGATAATGCCGACCACAAGAAAGTCATTGTATGTGGTGGTTTTGGAGGTCTGGGGAGACATGCTAGAAGAAATGATTTGTTGCTACTTGATCCATGTTCTGGCAATCTTGAGACAATCAACACCATTGGAGGAGCTTGTCCTTCTCCGCGGTTAGGCCATACAGCTTCCTTGGTTGGAGATTTGATGTTTGTGATTGGAGGTCGGACCGGTCCTGATAAAATTCTGAGTGATGTATGGAGTTTCGATACAACTAAGAATTGTTGGAAGTTACTTCAATGTGGTGGCAGTGTCTTTCCTCCCAG GCATCGACATGCTGCAGCTGTAATGGGTTCAAAGATTTATGTATTTGGAGGACTTGATAATGATATTATCTTTTCCTCCTTTTACATTCTCGATACAATTAATTTACACTGGAAAGAAATTCCAGTTTCTGGGGATTGCCCTTGTGCTCGTCACTCTCATGCAATGGTAGCATCAGATTCTCAGATTTTTATGTTTGGTGGATACGATGGTGGGAAAGCACTTGGGGATTTGTATAGCTTTGATGTTCAGATAGGTCAGTGGAAGAAGGAAATAACCGCTGGAAGGAACCCACATCCTAGGTTCTCCCACTCAATTTATGTCTATAAGAATCATCTTGGAGTTCTTGGTGGTTGTCCAGTAACGCAGCATTATCAAGAGTTGGCTTTACTTGATTTGAAGCTTCATATATGGAAACATGTTACCCTTAATTCTGTTGGTAAAGATTTATTTGTACGTAGTACCGCCAATGTCGTCGGTGATGATCTTGTTATAGTTGGGGGCGGTGCATCATGCTATGCATTTGGAACCAAATTCAGTGAGCCAGCAAAAGTCAGCATGCTCCGATTAATGCACTCACATGATGATTTTATGcctttcaaaaatcaaaaacagcATATAATTGGTCAACATGGAGGGATGAAAGGAAATAAGGTTGAAAATTCTCAAGGACCCCAACTTGAACAGCTACCAAATATATCTGAAAATGgaagtttatattttaatgataacgTGTCTCACATCAATGGTCAAAGTCCGACGATTCCATCACATTGTGTTCTGCAACTAGAAAAGAAATATGCAAAGCAAGGTAAAGATATATTGaagaaatttggatggttagaCTTGGGGAAGAAGGCATACTCTGAAGAGGGTGGAGCACATATCTGTTTTCCTGTCCATCAAGAGCTTTTTGCTGTATTTCATGAAAGGAGTCATCCTTCAAGAGATGCAATTGATGGTGAAAATGAAATTCCACTTTCAAAACCACTTACGCAAGATGGATActtgttaaataatttatctatttctGAAGCACTGACTCTTCTCCACGAATATGGTGCCATTATGCTGGAAGATAAGGTTGTTGAAGCGAAAAAAACTGTAATGACTCCTTTGAAAGTAATGACTGAAGCAGTAACGTCTTTGATTGAGAAAAAAGGCCTACCGACTGTGCTTATAGAGGAACTGCCAGCAAG GTGGGATCGGATTGGTGATATTGTTATACTTCCAGCTACTTCATTCAAGAATTTTTTGTGGGACTCTATTGCGGAAGAGCTCTGGCCAATTGTTGCCAAATCACTTAAGGCTCATCGTCTTGCTCGCCAA GGCCCAGTTGCTGCAACTGGTACAAGAGACAGTACATTAGAGATTCTTGTTGGAGATGATGGTTGGGTCAACCATCGAGAAAATGGAATATTCTATTCTTTTGATGCTACAAAATGCATGTTCTCATGGGGTAATCTTTCCGAGAAGCTCCGGATGGCCAGGTTGGATTGCAAAGATGAGGTTATAGTTGATCTGTTTGCGGGCATTGGCTACTTTGTGCTACCTTTCCTTGTCAG GGCCCAGGCAAAATTTGTTTATGCCTGTGAGTGGAATCCCCATGCCATAGAAGCACTCCGACATAATCTACAATCAAATTCTGTTTCTGACCGTTGTATCGTACTTGAAGGAGATAATCGAAATACAGCTCCCAAG gGTGTGGCTGATAGAGTCTGTCTTGGTCTCCTTCCATCTAGTGAATGTAGCTGGGTCACCGCTGTGAGGGCTTTAAG GAAAGAAGGTGGAACATTACATGTTCATGGGAATACAAAGGACTCAGAGGAGGGTCAGTGGACTGATCATTTATCAAAGTCAATATCTGAAATTGCTAGATCTGAAG GATATTGTTGGGAGGTTTCTGTAGAGCATGTTGAAAGGGTGAAATGGTATGCTCCACACATTCGCCACGTTGTCGCAGATGTTAGATGCAGACAGATCCAGAGATAA
- the LOC101500893 gene encoding cationic peroxidase precursor: MAPNHAFIFLVLLSFSPQLFFTLSSAQQDNGLLMNYYKESCPQAEEIIKEQVKLLYKRHKNTAFSWLRNIFHDCAVQSCDASLLLTSTRRSLSEQEHDRSFGLRNFRYIDTIKEAVERECPGVVSCSDILVLSARDGIVSLGGPYIPLKTGRRDGRKSRVDLLEEYLPDHNESISAVLDKFGAMGIDTSGVVALLGAHSVGRTHCVKLVHRLYPEVDPALNPEHIPHMLKKCPDSIPDPKAVQYVRNDRGTPMILDNNYYRNILDNKGLLSVDHQLAHDKRTKPYVKKMAKSQDYFFKEFSRAITLLSENNPLTGTKGEIRKQCSVANKQHFDEQP; encoded by the exons ATGGCTCCTAACCATGCTTTCATCTTTTTGGTTCTATTATCCTTTTCACCACAACTCTTCTTCACTCTTTCTTCTGCACAACAAGATAATGGTCTTCTTATGAACTACTACAAAGAATCATGTCCTCAAGCTGAAGAAATCATCAAAGAACAAGTCAAACTTCTTTACAAGCGTCACAAGAACACTGCTTTCTCATGGCTCAGAAACATTTTCCATGACTGTGCTGTTCAG AGTTGTGATGCTTCTTTGTTGCTGACTTCCACAAGAAGAAGCTTATCTGAACAAGAACATGACAGAAGCTTTGGTTTGAGGAATTTCAGATACATTGATACAATCAAAGAAGCTGTTGAAAGAGAGTGTCCTGGAGTTGTTTCTTGTTCTGACATCCTTGTTCTTTCTGCTAGAGATGGCATTGTTTCG CTAGGAGGACCATATATTCCTCTGAAAACAGGAAGAAGGGATGGTAGAAAGAGCAGAGTGGATTTATTGGAAGAGTACCTCCCTGATCACAATGAGTCCATTTCTGCTGTTCTTGACAAATTTGGTGCCATGGGAATTGACACCTCTGGAGTTGTTGCTTTGCTTG GAGCACACAGTGTTGGTAGAACCCATTGTGTGAAATTGGTGCACCGTTTGTACCCAGAAGTTGATCCAGCACTAAATCCAGAACACATTCCACACATGCTAAAGAAGTGCCCTGATTCAATTCCAGACCCAAAGGCAGTCCAATACGTGAGAAATGACCGTGGTACCCCCATGATTCTAGATAACAACTACTATAGAAATATCTTGGACAATAAGGGTCTTTTGTCAGTGGATCACCAATTAGCCCATGACAAAAGGACCAAACCTTATGTAAAGAAAATGGCTAAGAGTCAAGATTATTTCTTCAAGGAATTTTCTAGAGCTATTACTTTGCTATCTGAAAACAATCCTCTTACTGGCACAAAGGGTGAGATTAGGAAGCAATGCAGTGTTGCCAACAAGCAGCACTTTGATGAACAACCTTGA
- the LOC105852455 gene encoding uncharacterized protein: MRPSDATCPSCLFLCIKYGGRTRNLPQNEYVRQGMGRKKLKSFGPLMCRIAMLVRVRSGSFFFKALGITLLFMAGFPDDLVQRETKYQNLDLLQKYYRTDEAAEGEDLFLQHPIACNNGTHESQNSTKKTLPAKSRRKKHSNAIMKSHDLKKTQPQQPTQMNSASAATQFGLTGYSSAPTYAMAPQPAAASTFLPVMYWQPPPTAFLPGMYPSTFGYQSFPSTASYMSFQTRPYYYNHPTCNFSLEKLLEGSGKNETASDETESDTYHSSTKHKQGP, translated from the exons ATGCGTCCATCTGATGCTACATGTCCATcatgcttattcttgtgcattAAATATGGTGGAAGAACTAGAAATCTTCCTCAAAATGA ATATGTGAGGCAGGGAATGGGAAGAAAAAAACTGAAGTCTTTTGGGCCACTTATGTGTCGAATTGCGATGTTGGTTCGTGTTCGCAGTGGAAGCTTTTTCTTTAAGGCATTGGGGATTACACTTTTGTTTATGGCAGGATTTCCTGATGATCTAGTTCAGAGAGAAACCAAATACCAGAATTTAGATTTGCTTCAGAAATATTACAG GACTGATGAAGCTGCTGAAGGGGAGGATTTATTTCTTCAACATCCAATTGCATGCAACAAT GGTACTCATGAATCTCAGAATTCAACTAAAAAGACCCTTCCTGCAAAATCCAGAAGGAAAAAGCACTCTAATGCCATCATGAAGTCTCATGATTTAAAAAAGACACAACCTCAACAGCCAACACAAATGAATTCTGCTTCTGCAGCTACTCAATTTGGTTTAACTGGTTATTCCTCTGCTCCTACATATGCAATGGCACCACAGCCAGCAGCAGCAAGTACTTTTCTGCCAGTGATGTATTGGCAGCCACCACCAACTGCATTTCTTCCTGGAATGTATCCTTCAACATTTGGATACCAATCTTTTCCTTCTACAGCAAGTTACATGTCATTCCAAACAAGGCCTTATTATTACAATCACCCTACTTGCAATTTCTCCTTAGAAAAGTTATTAGAAGGAAGTGGAAAAAATGAGACAGCCTCAGATGAAACTGAGAGTGACACTTATCATAGCAGTACAAAGCATAAGCAGGGACCATAG